In Solanum pennellii chromosome 7, SPENNV200, the following are encoded in one genomic region:
- the LOC107024711 gene encoding protein YIF1B-like gives MSIILIKSTMYETSEYHKKTCTKQIDTSFGNMLLYGAGSDLIKSELGAYGEKVLGSSSAYVQSNIGRYISNPQYYFQVNESYVKNKLKVILFPFLHKGHWMRAGDMARGEFSFKPPIYDINAPDLYIPMMAFGTYLVLAGYFLGITTKFSPEALGVQSTTGLLCWLLQILLLEATLHSLGSGEVPLLDIVAYSGYIFVNASIILLCRVIWDYAFYFVTIFECFCMGVFLIKTMKRILIGEVRTFEKHSTKRNYLLLLMALSQIPLLFWLGNVGVGA, from the exons tataatattaataaagtcAACAATGTATGAAACATCAGAATATCACAAGAAGACTTGTACTAAACAAATTGATACATCATTTGGGAATATGTTGTTATATGGTGCTGGCTCTGATCTTATCAAAAGTGAACTTGGTGCTTATGGAGAAAAAGTTTTAGGTTCAAGTTCTGCCTATGTTCAAAGCAAT ATTGGGAGATACATTTCCAATCCTCAGTACTATTTTCAAGTGAATGAAAgttatgtgaaaaataaattgaaggtGATTTTGTTCCCATTTCTTCACAAG gGACATTGGATGAGAGCTGGAGATATGGCTAGAGGAGAATTTTCATTCAAACCACCAATTTATGATATAAATGCACCTGATTTATATATCCCTATGATGGCTTTTGGTACTTATTTGGTTCTTGCTGGCTATTTTTTGGGCATTACCACCAA gtTTAGTCCAGAAGCATTAGGTGTGCAATCCACAACAGGACTACTTTGTTGGCTCTTGCAAATCCTCTTACTTGAAGCCACATTACACTCTTTAGGAAGTGGAGAAGTGCCACTTCTTGATATTGTTGCTTATAGTGGCTATATTTTTGTGAATGCATCAATTATATTGCTATGTAGGGTAATTTGGGATTatgcattttattttgtaacaatttttgaatgtttttgtATGGGGGTGTTCTTGATAAAGACCATGAAGAGGATTTTAATTGGTGAAGTAAGAACCTTTGAGAAGCATTCAACAAAGAGGAATTACCTTTTGCTTCTCATGGCTTTGTCTCAAATTCCCTTGCTTTTTTGGTTGGGAAATGTTGGTGTTGGAGCTTAA